One genomic window of Phycisphaerales bacterium includes the following:
- a CDS encoding FG-GAP-like repeat-containing protein translates to MPKNAIFGCTTLLACAGLTAPAVAQVPGFDTRDGWPLIFGPGPSVDGGMMVNMDADPELEMVHVVQDRLYALNLDGTNVPGFPRVLTPGQGTFGAPAFGDVDGDGEEEIVVQTFFFGIRGNVFAINKDGSTVPGFPVSVGGPFKSPALADLDGDGDLEILVNANSGGEAQLSAIEGDGTQRAGFPVVLDNISSGGSPAVGDINGDGVPEIVVSSFYTVYAFDADGNTLSGFPYTPSEGGTIQTLNYNSAGLADLDGDGAREIVFATTNEVDPFTGRIYVLDFAGNLRPGWPTTTEFSIFTPPSIADVDGDGNLDVAIGDRTLSPTPLASIQVWDRDGVPLPGWPVTGVVGAVHAQIMIADVDADGFVELLVDDNTAVTPLYGFNHDGTQIDGWPLPVGSASSFQQSPTIGDFDGDGFMDLSVSGNDLVDNQTYLFQLASDTVIYDPDLAPVRTYQYNVRRDGVADSIEATPCRPDFDGDGVLTIFDFLAFQNAFDAGDLAADFDGDGSLTLFDFLAFQNEFDAGCE, encoded by the coding sequence ATGCCCAAGAACGCGATCTTCGGTTGTACCACGCTACTGGCCTGCGCTGGCCTCACCGCTCCGGCTGTGGCCCAGGTGCCCGGCTTCGACACCCGCGACGGCTGGCCGCTGATCTTCGGCCCGGGCCCGTCGGTCGACGGCGGCATGATGGTCAACATGGACGCCGACCCCGAGCTGGAGATGGTCCACGTGGTGCAGGATCGCCTGTACGCGCTCAACCTCGACGGGACGAACGTGCCCGGCTTTCCGCGCGTCCTGACGCCGGGCCAGGGCACGTTCGGCGCGCCGGCATTCGGCGACGTCGACGGCGACGGCGAGGAAGAAATCGTCGTCCAGACGTTCTTCTTCGGCATCCGCGGCAACGTCTTCGCCATCAACAAGGACGGCTCGACCGTGCCGGGGTTTCCGGTCTCGGTCGGCGGCCCGTTCAAGAGCCCGGCCCTGGCCGACCTCGACGGCGATGGTGACCTCGAGATCCTCGTCAACGCCAACTCGGGCGGCGAGGCGCAACTCTCCGCGATCGAGGGCGACGGTACGCAGCGCGCTGGCTTCCCCGTCGTGCTCGACAACATCTCGAGCGGCGGTTCACCGGCCGTCGGCGACATCAACGGCGACGGCGTACCCGAGATCGTCGTCTCCTCGTTCTACACCGTGTACGCGTTCGATGCCGACGGCAACACGCTCTCGGGCTTCCCGTACACGCCCAGCGAGGGCGGCACGATCCAGACGCTGAACTATAACTCGGCGGGCCTGGCCGACCTCGACGGCGACGGCGCGCGCGAGATCGTCTTCGCCACCACCAACGAGGTCGATCCATTCACCGGCCGCATCTACGTGCTCGACTTCGCCGGCAACCTGCGCCCGGGCTGGCCCACCACCACCGAGTTCTCGATCTTCACGCCGCCCAGCATCGCCGATGTCGACGGGGACGGCAACCTCGACGTGGCCATCGGCGATCGCACGCTCTCGCCCACTCCGCTCGCCAGCATCCAGGTATGGGACCGCGACGGCGTGCCGCTGCCGGGCTGGCCCGTCACGGGCGTCGTCGGCGCGGTGCACGCGCAGATCATGATCGCCGACGTCGACGCCGACGGGTTTGTCGAGCTGCTCGTCGACGACAACACCGCCGTCACCCCGCTCTACGGCTTCAACCACGACGGCACGCAGATCGACGGGTGGCCATTGCCCGTCGGCTCGGCATCCTCGTTCCAGCAGTCGCCCACGATCGGCGACTTCGACGGCGATGGATTCATGGACCTCAGCGTGAGCGGCAACGACCTGGTCGACAACCAGACATACTTGTTCCAGCTCGCCTCGGACACCGTCATCTACGATCCTGACCTCGCGCCCGTCCGCACGTACCAATACAACGTCCGTCGCGACGGCGTAGCCGACAGCATCGAAGCAACCCCCTGCCGGCCCGACTTCGACGGCGACGGTGTGCTCACCATCTTCGACTTTCTTGCGTTCCAGAACGCCTTCGACGCGGGCGACCTCGCGGCCGATTTCGACGGCGACGGCTCGCTCACGCTGTTCGACTTCCTCGCCTTCCAGAACGAGTTCGACGCCGGCTGCGAGTGA
- a CDS encoding GIDE domain-containing protein: MLAIIVNLLLVGLGVLGLALPFCGWKMLRRRADICRTPVRTVSMLDRGWTAVEGKAAPATELLGPFSARPCVYVEAIVEELAIFQVGNRRTHKHQAPVWTRVDSVTTSHPFYVEDSTGRVLVSAVEDDVHLDVSESFTFQNVDEKTGAFTQPLPPHIVESLERLGIDLLDDSGQPRRLRYVEHAIEAGREVFVTGNHSHHGEDLTRAMPGEPLQGVRSVITSEGGKRAYVSTGTAADTAKRLLWQGLGCIAGGPALTAACCGCLYLIYGFDWG; the protein is encoded by the coding sequence ATGCTTGCGATCATCGTCAACCTGCTGCTGGTCGGGCTCGGCGTGCTCGGGCTGGCGTTGCCATTCTGCGGCTGGAAGATGCTGCGACGCCGCGCCGACATCTGCCGGACGCCCGTGCGCACCGTCAGCATGCTCGACCGCGGGTGGACGGCCGTCGAGGGCAAGGCGGCTCCGGCGACGGAACTCCTCGGTCCGTTCTCGGCCCGGCCCTGCGTGTACGTCGAGGCGATCGTCGAGGAGCTCGCGATCTTCCAGGTCGGCAATCGCCGAACGCACAAGCACCAGGCGCCCGTGTGGACGCGCGTGGACTCGGTCACGACGAGCCACCCGTTCTACGTGGAAGACAGCACCGGTCGCGTGCTGGTGTCGGCCGTCGAGGACGACGTGCACCTCGACGTATCCGAGAGCTTCACGTTCCAGAACGTGGACGAGAAGACCGGCGCCTTTACGCAACCACTCCCGCCGCACATCGTCGAATCGCTGGAGCGCCTCGGGATCGATCTGCTCGACGATTCCGGCCAGCCGCGGCGGTTGCGGTACGTCGAGCACGCCATCGAGGCGGGCCGGGAGGTCTTCGTCACCGGCAACCACTCGCACCACGGCGAGGACCTGACGCGGGCGATGCCCGGCGAGCCGCTGCAGGGCGTGCGGTCGGTCATCACCAGCGAGGGCGGCAAGCGTGCGTACGTCTCGACGGGCACGGCGGCCGACACGGCCAAGCGGCTGCTGTGGCAGGGGCTGGGCTGCATCGCGGGCGGTCCGGCGCTCACGGCCGCCTGCTGCGGCTGCCTGTACCTGATCTACGGGTTCGATTGGGGCTGA
- a CDS encoding cyclase family protein has protein sequence MLVDVSPPLSPRTAVFPGDTPLSRKVLMDTARGDHLTLSTLTSTVHVGAHADAESHYKPAGRTIDQHPLDLYLGPCVVAPVRATRGERFGIDAIDEAWLDAVRGLTEHGQPGRLLLQTGTGADPETFPSDLAAPTPEMIEALAAREVRLLGVDTPSVDLADAKDLIGHAACARSGVSILEGLVLGGVDPGIWELIALPLRLVGFDASPVRAVLRR, from the coding sequence ATGCTGGTCGACGTCTCGCCGCCCTTGTCGCCTCGCACGGCCGTCTTCCCGGGTGATACGCCGCTGAGCCGGAAGGTCCTGATGGACACGGCGCGCGGCGACCACCTGACGCTCAGCACCCTCACCAGCACCGTACACGTCGGCGCGCACGCCGACGCCGAGAGCCACTACAAGCCGGCCGGGCGAACGATCGACCAGCACCCGCTGGATCTGTATCTCGGTCCGTGCGTGGTCGCGCCCGTGCGCGCGACGCGCGGCGAGCGCTTCGGCATCGACGCGATCGACGAGGCGTGGCTCGACGCCGTGCGCGGGCTGACCGAGCACGGGCAGCCCGGAAGGCTGCTGCTGCAGACCGGCACGGGCGCCGACCCCGAGACATTCCCCAGCGACCTCGCGGCGCCGACGCCCGAGATGATCGAGGCGCTCGCGGCACGCGAGGTGCGGCTTTTGGGCGTGGATACCCCGAGCGTCGACCTCGCGGACGCGAAGGACCTCATCGGCCACGCGGCGTGCGCTCGATCGGGCGTATCGATCCTCGAGGGGCTGGTGCTGGGAGGGGTCGACCCGGGCATCTGGGAGCTGATCGCGCTGCCGCTACGGCTGGTGGGGTTCGACGCAAGCCCCGTGCGTGCGGTGCTGCGACGATAA
- the rpsU gene encoding 30S ribosomal protein S21, translating into MAIRIKARGGESVEQMMKRFKKLCEKEGLTKDIKRKEFFEKPSERRRRAARKAVNKRIRETSGPRRG; encoded by the coding sequence ATGGCGATCCGAATCAAGGCCCGCGGCGGCGAGTCCGTCGAACAGATGATGAAGCGCTTCAAGAAGCTCTGCGAGAAGGAAGGGCTGACGAAGGACATCAAGCGCAAGGAATTCTTCGAGAAGCCCAGCGAGCGCCGCCGCCGTGCCGCTCGCAAGGCCGTCAACAAGCGCATCCGCGAGACCAGCGGCCCGCGCCGCGGCTGA
- a CDS encoding SRPBCC family protein — MPGTVSLHRVLRAPADRVYRAFIDPAAMTKWMPPNGFTGTVHHMEPKVGGSYQMSFTNFSTGQSHAFGGTYVEVLPNERLRYKDAFDDPNLPGEMDVTVTFRAVSCGTELTIVQDGLPDVIPVEACSLGWQESLTLLANLVEAEIPDGA; from the coding sequence ATGCCCGGAACCGTCAGTCTGCACCGAGTCTTGCGCGCACCCGCCGATCGTGTGTACCGCGCGTTCATCGATCCCGCCGCCATGACCAAGTGGATGCCGCCCAACGGATTTACCGGCACCGTGCACCACATGGAGCCCAAGGTCGGCGGCTCGTACCAGATGTCGTTCACGAACTTCTCGACGGGCCAGAGCCACGCGTTCGGCGGCACTTACGTCGAGGTGCTGCCGAACGAGCGGTTGCGCTACAAGGACGCGTTCGACGACCCGAACCTGCCCGGCGAGATGGACGTCACCGTGACCTTCAGGGCAGTCTCTTGCGGCACGGAGCTCACGATCGTTCAGGACGGCCTTCCGGACGTCATCCCCGTCGAGGCGTGCAGCCTGGGCTGGCAGGAGTCGTTGACGCTGCTCGCCAATCTCGTGGAAGCCGAGATTCCCGACGGCGCGTGA
- a CDS encoding Nif3-like dinuclear metal center hexameric protein — protein MATVGELVDALETFAPMRYAGDWDNVGLIVGSRSQALKGPVLLTIDLAPGVLEEARTAGASAILAYHPPIFHPIKSLTDDHAMGKMLLEAVTAGMSVVSPHSSLDAAPGGMCDWLCEAISGSKTEGSIAGDVRALMPHMERPGSREIKIVTFVPHKDADQVRNALASAGAGIIGAYTACSFGVEGSGTFFANEGANPAVGETGQLERVEELRLEMVCSKAALPIAMETLRQFHPYEEPAVDLYELLPEPVRHAGAGRRLVLDRPAAPAEIADRLKTFLGIPAVKVAAVDGDVHKPVRTVGVCPGAGASLRNHALAAGCDFFVTGEMTHHEALELLRKDCGVLLAGHTNTERGYLPRLRDRLVDLLPQTDCMVSTRDRTPFTWM, from the coding sequence ATGGCAACCGTTGGAGAACTCGTCGACGCCCTCGAGACCTTCGCGCCCATGCGGTACGCGGGCGATTGGGACAACGTGGGCCTCATCGTCGGCTCGCGCAGCCAGGCCCTCAAGGGCCCCGTGCTGCTGACCATCGACCTCGCTCCCGGCGTGCTCGAGGAAGCACGGACCGCGGGCGCGTCGGCCATCCTCGCGTACCACCCGCCGATCTTCCACCCAATCAAGAGCCTGACCGACGACCACGCCATGGGCAAGATGCTGCTCGAAGCCGTGACGGCGGGCATGTCGGTCGTCAGCCCGCACAGCAGCCTCGACGCGGCCCCCGGCGGCATGTGCGACTGGCTGTGCGAGGCCATCAGCGGCTCGAAGACCGAGGGCTCGATCGCCGGCGACGTCCGCGCCCTCATGCCCCACATGGAGCGCCCCGGCAGCCGCGAGATCAAGATCGTGACCTTCGTGCCGCACAAGGACGCCGACCAGGTCCGCAACGCCCTGGCCTCCGCCGGCGCGGGCATCATCGGCGCCTACACCGCTTGCTCCTTCGGCGTCGAGGGCAGCGGCACGTTCTTCGCCAACGAGGGCGCCAACCCCGCGGTCGGCGAGACGGGCCAACTCGAACGCGTCGAGGAGCTGCGCCTCGAGATGGTGTGCAGCAAGGCCGCGCTGCCCATCGCGATGGAGACGCTCCGACAGTTCCACCCCTACGAAGAACCCGCGGTCGACCTCTACGAGCTCCTCCCCGAGCCCGTGCGCCACGCCGGCGCGGGCCGCCGGCTGGTGCTCGACCGCCCCGCCGCCCCCGCTGAGATCGCCGATCGGCTCAAGACGTTCCTAGGCATCCCCGCCGTCAAGGTCGCCGCCGTCGACGGCGACGTGCACAAGCCCGTGCGCACGGTGGGCGTGTGCCCGGGCGCGGGCGCGTCGCTGCGCAACCACGCGCTGGCGGCCGGCTGCGACTTCTTCGTCACCGGCGAGATGACCCACCACGAGGCGCTCGAACTGCTCCGCAAGGACTGCGGCGTGCTGCTGGCCGGCCACACCAACACCGAGCGCGGCTACCTCCCCCGCCTGCGCGACCGCCTGGTCGACCTCCTGCCCCAGACCGACTGCATGGTCTCGACGCGGGACCGCACGCCGTTTACGTGGATGTAG
- a CDS encoding DNA methyltransferase encodes MPASATTKPTTRSKSKLPKPLRPSGGELPDCRVFVGDCRELLPQIPECAKGQVDLVFADPPFNWARGYDKWDDSMPDEEYCDVSQSFGEPGEVTAFTQRWIDLCIQALKPTGSLWINIPDDWAAEIVVHLKQRGLHMVNWCVWHYRFGQNTTGRFINSKVHVLYFCKDPKNRTWNPEEVLEPSDRATTYFDPRTMDKKDGMPAGMRLPMDVWYGQYWGRIQGNNAERRGRHDNQLPELYLARVVRATSNEGDLVLDPFTGSGTTAVAATALGRRYVGCEYSSDMAKSAMERVSNGPVRDLRAPAQATAIFKPRRRRAKA; translated from the coding sequence ATGCCCGCCTCAGCGACCACGAAACCCACGACGCGATCCAAGTCGAAGCTGCCGAAGCCCTTGCGCCCGAGCGGCGGAGAATTGCCAGACTGCCGGGTGTTCGTGGGCGATTGTCGAGAGCTCTTGCCGCAGATTCCCGAGTGCGCGAAGGGCCAGGTCGACCTTGTCTTCGCCGACCCGCCCTTCAACTGGGCCCGCGGCTACGACAAGTGGGACGACTCGATGCCCGACGAGGAGTACTGCGACGTGTCGCAGAGCTTCGGCGAGCCTGGCGAGGTGACGGCGTTTACGCAGCGCTGGATCGACCTGTGCATCCAGGCACTCAAGCCCACGGGCAGCCTGTGGATCAACATCCCCGACGACTGGGCCGCCGAGATCGTGGTGCACCTCAAGCAGCGCGGCCTGCACATGGTCAACTGGTGCGTGTGGCACTACCGCTTCGGACAGAACACGACGGGCCGGTTCATCAACAGCAAGGTGCACGTGCTGTACTTCTGCAAGGACCCCAAGAACCGCACCTGGAACCCCGAAGAGGTGCTGGAGCCCAGCGACCGCGCGACGACGTACTTCGACCCGCGCACGATGGACAAGAAGGACGGCATGCCCGCCGGCATGCGCCTGCCGATGGACGTGTGGTACGGCCAGTACTGGGGCCGCATCCAGGGCAACAACGCCGAACGCCGCGGCAGGCACGACAACCAGCTTCCCGAGCTCTACCTCGCTCGCGTCGTGCGCGCCACGAGCAACGAAGGCGACCTCGTGCTCGACCCCTTCACCGGGAGCGGTACCACCGCCGTCGCGGCCACGGCCCTGGGCCGGCGGTACGTCGGCTGCGAGTATTCGTCCGACATGGCGAAGAGCGCGATGGAGCGCGTGAGCAACGGGCCGGTCCGCGATCTCCGCGCACCGGCCCAGGCAACGGCAATCTTCAAGCCACGGCGACGGCGAGCCAAGGCGTAG
- the lysS gene encoding lysine--tRNA ligase, translated as MSDAATDQTPAHPNADNEFVRQRLANREAVASLGMKPYGVREDGLVELARAHELYDADADAAHQQAEADRKAALKQDPNADVPPATDDRTRVRVAGRVVLHRDNGKLVWLNLRDSTGDLQIAVSKRDCSEAGFNLAKLTDLADVVVAEGPLMKTRAGELTIWASDLRPGAKSVEPPPEKHAGLSDPEARFRRRYVDLWSNPEAMARLVLRGKIVRDVRAFMEERGFAEVETPVLQAQAGGAAARPFITHLNALDMDLSLRIAPELYLKRLLVAGMPRVFEMSRNFRNEGLSRRHNPEFTSMEAYQAFGDAHTMLELAESMVRRLAEMVCADPAYQSLYPDATTKAMPWEGMEINYADPFVQVEYGDLFEKAVGCSMFDEEAVRGAAVDAGYDDAKTTDHWLLVDRLFEDKAEELIDTTRPTFVLHYPSATSPLTRPLDDRPELAGRWDLFIAGMEIGPAYTELNDPEVQEAKFRQQLEGAKADDDTFRTLDEDFLRALRVGMPPAGGIGLGIDRLAMLLTGGASLREVIPFPFMRPEA; from the coding sequence ATGAGTGACGCCGCGACCGACCAGACGCCCGCCCACCCCAACGCCGACAACGAGTTCGTGCGCCAGCGCCTCGCCAACCGCGAGGCCGTCGCGAGCCTGGGCATGAAGCCCTACGGCGTGCGCGAGGACGGACTGGTCGAGCTCGCCCGCGCCCACGAGCTGTACGACGCCGATGCCGACGCCGCGCACCAGCAGGCCGAGGCCGACCGCAAGGCGGCGCTCAAGCAAGATCCGAACGCCGACGTCCCGCCCGCGACGGACGACCGCACCCGCGTGCGTGTCGCCGGCCGCGTCGTGCTGCATCGCGACAACGGCAAGCTCGTCTGGCTCAACCTGCGCGATTCGACCGGCGACCTGCAGATCGCCGTCAGCAAGCGCGATTGCAGCGAGGCCGGGTTCAACCTCGCCAAGCTCACCGACCTGGCCGACGTCGTCGTGGCCGAGGGGCCGCTGATGAAGACGCGGGCGGGCGAGCTAACCATCTGGGCGAGCGACCTGCGGCCCGGGGCCAAGAGCGTCGAGCCCCCGCCCGAGAAGCACGCCGGCCTGAGCGACCCCGAGGCACGCTTCCGCCGGCGCTACGTCGACCTGTGGAGCAACCCCGAGGCCATGGCAAGGCTGGTCTTGCGCGGCAAGATCGTGCGCGACGTGCGCGCGTTCATGGAAGAGCGCGGCTTCGCCGAGGTCGAGACGCCCGTGCTCCAGGCCCAGGCCGGCGGTGCGGCGGCTCGGCCGTTCATCACGCACCTCAACGCGCTCGACATGGACCTCTCGCTGCGCATCGCGCCCGAGCTGTACCTGAAGCGCCTCCTCGTCGCCGGGATGCCCCGCGTGTTCGAGATGAGCCGAAACTTCAGGAACGAGGGCCTCAGCCGCCGGCACAACCCCGAGTTTACCTCGATGGAGGCGTACCAGGCGTTCGGCGATGCCCACACGATGCTGGAGCTGGCCGAGAGCATGGTGCGCCGCCTGGCCGAGATGGTCTGCGCCGATCCGGCGTACCAATCGCTCTACCCCGACGCGACCACGAAGGCGATGCCATGGGAAGGCATGGAGATCAACTACGCCGACCCGTTCGTGCAGGTCGAGTACGGTGACTTGTTCGAGAAGGCCGTGGGTTGCTCGATGTTCGACGAGGAGGCCGTGCGCGGCGCTGCGGTCGATGCCGGCTACGACGATGCGAAGACCACCGACCACTGGCTGCTCGTCGATCGGCTCTTCGAAGACAAGGCCGAAGAGTTGATCGACACGACGCGCCCGACGTTCGTGTTGCACTACCCCAGCGCCACGAGCCCGCTCACGCGTCCGCTCGACGACCGGCCCGAGCTGGCCGGCCGGTGGGACCTGTTCATCGCCGGCATGGAGATCGGCCCGGCCTACACCGAACTCAACGACCCAGAGGTGCAGGAAGCCAAGTTCCGCCAGCAGCTCGAGGGCGCCAAGGCCGACGACGACACGTTCCGCACGCTGGATGAAGACTTCCTCCGCGCCCTGCGCGTGGGCATGCCCCCCGCCGGCGGCATCGGCCTGGGCATCGACCGCCTGGCGATGCTCCTGACCGGCGGCGCGAGCCTGCGGGAAGTGATCCCGTTCCCGTTCATGCGGCCCGAGGCCTGA
- a CDS encoding carboxymuconolactone decarboxylase family protein, giving the protein MPRLNTIDPSTATGKAKELFDGPLKGKHLNIFKGMANSPAGLQAYLGMSGALAEGSLTAAEREIVALVTAQQNDCEYCLAAHTHIGKGAGLSEAQTIAARRGDLDDAKLGALVTFTRSLLEKKGFADEGDLRAFKDAGYDDGDVVEVIAAVALNFFTNYFNHVNGTDVDLPQAPALETAGAS; this is encoded by the coding sequence ATGCCACGCCTGAACACGATCGATCCGAGCACCGCCACCGGGAAGGCCAAGGAGCTGTTCGACGGCCCGCTGAAGGGCAAGCACCTGAACATCTTCAAGGGCATGGCTAACTCGCCCGCCGGCCTCCAGGCCTACCTGGGGATGAGCGGAGCCCTGGCCGAGGGCAGCCTGACCGCCGCCGAGCGCGAGATCGTCGCCCTGGTGACGGCCCAGCAGAACGACTGCGAGTACTGCCTGGCGGCCCATACGCACATCGGCAAGGGCGCGGGCCTCAGCGAGGCCCAGACCATCGCCGCCCGCCGCGGCGACCTCGACGACGCGAAGCTCGGCGCCCTGGTGACGTTCACGCGGTCCCTGCTCGAGAAGAAGGGCTTCGCCGACGAGGGCGACCTGCGGGCGTTCAAGGACGCCGGCTACGACGACGGCGACGTGGTCGAGGTCATCGCCGCAGTGGCGCTGAACTTCTTCACGAACTACTTCAACCACGTGAACGGCACCGACGTCGACCTGCCGCAGGCCCCCGCCCTCGAGACGGCCGGCGCGAGCTGA
- the coaD gene encoding pantetheine-phosphate adenylyltransferase, translated as MPGPHVAIYPGSFDPITFGHLDVIRRGRTLFDELVVAIGNNPSKPQLFTADERAAMASDLVAEMCEQEPSHAPVKVEVFTGLTVDFAKARGAAALLRGVRNLSDLQYEVQQAVTNRQLAGLETAFMVAGESFAYISSSLIKQIAAMGSDPDVLKSMVPEAVIEAMWAKRDHPLLARLRADHDPANDEG; from the coding sequence ATGCCTGGCCCCCACGTTGCCATCTATCCGGGCTCGTTCGACCCCATAACCTTCGGCCACCTGGACGTCATCCGACGGGGCCGGACGCTCTTCGACGAGCTGGTCGTGGCCATCGGGAACAACCCCAGCAAGCCCCAGCTCTTCACCGCCGACGAGCGGGCCGCCATGGCCAGCGACCTCGTCGCCGAGATGTGCGAGCAGGAGCCGAGCCACGCGCCCGTGAAGGTCGAGGTCTTCACGGGGCTGACGGTCGACTTCGCCAAGGCCCGCGGGGCGGCGGCCCTGCTCCGCGGCGTGCGCAACCTCTCGGACCTGCAGTACGAGGTCCAGCAGGCGGTCACCAACCGACAGCTCGCCGGCCTGGAGACGGCCTTCATGGTCGCCGGCGAGAGCTTCGCGTACATCAGCAGCAGCCTCATCAAGCAGATCGCCGCGATGGGCAGCGACCCCGACGTGCTCAAGAGCATGGTGCCCGAGGCGGTCATCGAGGCCATGTGGGCCAAGCGAGACCACCCGCTGCTCGCGCGGCTGCGGGCCGACCACGACCCGGCCAACGACGAGGGCTGA